In the genome of Candoia aspera isolate rCanAsp1 chromosome 1, rCanAsp1.hap2, whole genome shotgun sequence, one region contains:
- the BATF gene encoding basic leucine zipper transcriptional factor ATF-like, with translation MPHSSDSSDSSSFSQSSASSKQESSDEMRKVQRREKNRIAAQKSRQRQTQKADHLHLESEDLERQNAALRREIKHLTEELKHFSTVLNSHEIHCSILQTQPPAPSEVIFTPLAFPQSHISSPCFQH, from the exons ATGCCCCATAGCTCTGACAGCAGTGACTCCAGCAGCTTTAGCCAGTCCTCTGCATCCAGCAAACAG GAATCTTCTGATGAGATGAGGAAAgtacaaagaagagaaaagaatcgCATTGCAGCTCAGAAGAGTCGGCAGAGACAGACACAGAAAGCAGATCACCTGCACTTG GAGAGTGAAGACTTGGAGAGACAGAATGCTGCTTTGAGGCGGGAAATCAAACACCTGACAGAGGAGCTGAAGCACTTTTCCACAGTGCTGAATTCCCATGAGATTCACTGCTCGATTCTCCAGACACAACCCCCAGCACCTTCAGAGGTGATTTTTACCCCACTTGCTTTTCCTCAGAGCCATATCAGCTCCCCTTGTTTCCAACACTGA